DNA sequence from the Betaproteobacteria bacterium genome:
AATTCGGTCAGACGATCTCTCGCGCCGATGGGGCCTTCGATCTCGCCGTGAACGGTGGCGGCCAACTCACGGTGAATTACCAGCGGGCAGGCTTTCTCCCGGTCCAGCGCGCCATCGTCGTGCCGTGGCGTGATTACGCCTGGCTGCCCGATGTGGTGATGATTCCGTTCGATGGCGCAGTGACCGCAATCGATCTCAACGTCGCATCGATGCAGACGGCGCGCGGCAATCCGGTGAGCGACGCTGACGGCACGCGCCAGGCCACTATCCTCTTTCCGCCAAACACGACCGCCACCATGGTGCTGGCCAATGGCAGCACCCAGCCGCTGACCACGCTAAATGTGCGAGCCACCGAATACACGGTCGGTACATCCGGTCCGAAAGCCATGCCGGCGCCTTTGCCACCCAGCAGCGGCTACACCTACGCCGCAGAGTTGAGTGTGGACGAGGCTGTTGTTGCCGGTGCCACCGAGGTGCGCTTCAGTCAACCCGTGCCAACGTATGTTGAAAACTTCCTAGGCTTTCCGGTGGGCACAGTGGTGCCATCGGGGTACTACGACCGCCAGAAGGGTCAGTGGATCGCTTCGGCCAACGGCCGCGTGATCAAGATACTCAGCATCACCAACAACCTGGCTGAACTCGACACCGACGGTGACACATTGCCTGACGATGCAACAAAATTGACTGCCTTGGGCATCACCGATCCCGAGCGCGCGCGCCTGGCGCAACTCTATACGTCACCCGGCCAGACACTGTGGCGCGTGCCCATCGCGCACTTCTCGCCTTGGGACTTCAACTGGCCCTTCGGTCCGCCGCCGGGTGCGACCGCACCTCCCGCGCCGGCGAATAGCAATCCCCCCGTTAACAGTCAGAACCAGGAATGCGGCTCTGTCATCGGCTGCGAGAATCAGTCGCTCGGCGAATCAATACCGGCCGCCGGCACGCCATGGAGCCTGCATTACCAGAGCGAGCGCACGCCGGGCCGCAAGGATGCCTATACGCGTGAAATCAAATTGAGCGGCGCAACACTGCCGATCGGACTCAAGCGCATCGAGCTCGAGATTTCCGTGGCCGGGCAGCACTTCACACAGAATTTTCCGGCGGCGCCGAACCAGACCTACACGCTCATCTGGGACGGCAAGGATGCGTTCGGTCGGACATTGCATGGTGTCCAACCCGTTACGGTAAACCTGGGTTACGTCTATGGCGGAGTCTATCTGCAGCCGTCGGAAAAACCCGGCGCCGTTTACGACGCCTTGTTTGGTCACTTTTCCTACTTCGGGACACCTGTCTCCGCCAATCGCGAGAGGGCGGAAGTCACGCTGTCCAGAACCTGGACCGAATCGGTGGGCCCGTGGCAGGCCAGTGCGGCCGGCATGGGTGGCTGGAGTCTGAGCGTGCAGCACGCCTATGATCCGTTTTCCCGCATGCTCCTGCAAGGGGATGGCCGGCAGCGCCGCGCCGATGCATTGGCGGCGCAGACTATTATTGCGACCGCGGCGGGCACCGGTTTGCAGGGCTTCAGCGGCGACGGCGGGCCCGCGACAGCGGCGCAACTGAATAACGTTGCGGGCGTCGCCGTCGGCCCGGACGGCAGCCTGTATATCGCCGACACGGGCAACCAGCGCATCCGCCGCGTGGCGCCGGATGGCATCATTACTACCGTGGCGGGCAATGGTGTTTTTGGCTTCAGCGGTGACGGCGGACTGGCGACGGCCGCGCAACTCTTTGACCCCAATGAAGTGGCCATAGGCGCGGATGGCAGCCTGTTCATCGCGGACTATGACAACAACCGTATTCGTCGCGTTGGGGTGGATGGCATTATTACCACCGTGGCGGGAAATGGCGTGCGTGCGTTCGGTGGCGACGGTGGGCTGGCGACCGCGGCGCAACTGAATGGCCCCGCCAATATTGCCGTCGGTCCGGACGGCAATCTGTACGTCTCGGAATCTAACCGCGTCCGGCGCTTTGCGCTGGGTGGCGTCATTAACACCGTGGTCGGTGACGGTTTCTTTCAGGGCGGTGGCAACGGCGGGCCGGCGGCCGCTGCGCAAGTTGCCGGCCCCAAGGGTATTGCATTCGCGGCGGGAGACGTGTTTATTGCGGAATATGCCGGCGTACGTCGCATAGGGCCGGATGGCACCATTTCCAGAATGGCGGGTACCGGTGTCGAAGGATTCAGTGGCGATGGCGGTCCGGCGACCGCCGCGCAAGTGAGACGTCCCGCCAGTGTTGTGGCGGGTGCGGACGGCAGCCTGTTCATCGCGGACCCCACGGGTGTTCGTCTCCGTCGTGTCGGGCCCGAAGGCATCATTAGCACCATCGCGGGCACAGGCGCGCCTTTCGACGGAATCAGAACTGGCGACGGCGGGCCGGCAACCGCCGCGAACCTGAATGGTCCCACCGGTGTTGCGATGGGACCGGATGGCAAGTTGTACATCGCAGACAATGCCGGCCGTCGCATCCGCCGCGTCGACTCCGCATTGCCCGGCGTCTCGCTAACAGACATCGTCATTCCCGCGGAAGACGGCGGCGAGATTTACATATTCAATAGCATTGGTCGCCACCTGAAGACATTGGACGCCCTGACCGGCGCGCTGCGCTTTCAGTTCGCCTACAGCACGGACGGCTACCTGATCTCCGTTACCGACGCGATCGGCAACCTCACCACCATTGAACGCACCGGCGCAATTCCTGCCGCCATCGTTGCCCCCGGCGGCCAGCGCACCACGCTTAATGTGAACGCCGGCGGCTGGTTGCTTTCGGCCACCAATCCGGCGGGCCAGGCCCACACCATGTCCTATTCAGTCGACGGTCTGCTGCTAACCTTCGCTGACCCGCGCAGCCAAGTACATCAGTTCACCTACGATGCGCTGGGCCGCCTGACCAGAGACGACAATCCGGCCGGCGGCAGCACTACGCTAGTGCGCACGGTGCAGAGCAACGGCTATACCGTCACCACCACATCCGCACTCGGCCGAAGTCACGCCTATCAAGTGGAGCAATTGACCACCGGCGCGGCCCGGCGCACCGTCACCGCCGCGAGCGGCACCAAGACCATTACGCTGATCAATACCGATGGCAGCGAGCAGACTACCTATGCCGATGGCAGCAGCCGTACCGTGATCAAAGGTCCCGACCCGCGCTGGGGGATGCTCGCGCCGGTCGCGAAGAGTGTTGTGCTCACGACCCCCGGCGGTCGTACCCGCACCGTTACCACGGTACGTACTGCCACGCTGTCGGACCCCAATGACTTGTTCAGCCTGACCAATCTCACTGACACCTTGACCGACAACGGTGCGGTACGTACCCGCGTGTACAGCCGCAACGGCGCAACCCGTACGCTCACCGACACGTCCGCCGCCGGGCGCGGCAGCATCGTCACCCTCGACGCGCTGGGGCGCGTCACACAGGCGCAAGCATTGGGGCTCGATCCGGTCGCCTACACCTACGATAGCCGCGGCCTGATCAGCACCATTACCGAAGGCAGCGGTGTTGCCGCCCGTACCACCACGCTTGCCTACAACGCCAAGTATGAACTCACCAGTGTGACCGATGCGCTCAGCCGCACGACGGCACTCACCTACGATAGCGCGGGACGATTGGTGACGTCCACGCTGCCCGGCGCGCGCACCGTCACGCTGGCCTACGATGCCTCGGGCAACCTCACTGCGCTGACGCCGCCTGGCAAGAGCGCGCACGGATTTGGTTACACGGCAATCGACGAGACCGCCAGCTACACGCCACCCGATCTCGGCAGCGGCACCACCACCACGCAGTTCACCTACGATACCGACCGCGCGCTGACGCGCGTCACCCGTCCCGACGGACAATTGATCGATGTCGCCTACGATACGGCCGGGCGCCCCGGCACCGTCACAATCGCGCGTGGTGCCATCGGCTATAGCTACAGTCCGACCACCGACCAGTTGACCGGTATCACTGCACCCGGCGGACTTGGCTTGAGTTACACCCGCGACAGCGAACTGCTAACTGGTGTGGTCTGGACCGGCGCGGTTGCAGGCGCGACGGCCTACACTTACAACAACGACCTGCGGGTGACCACCGAGACGGTCAACGCCGCCAACAGCGTGAGCTTCACCTACGCGGCCGATGGCCTGCTCTCCGGCGCGGGCAGTCTGGCTCTCACCCGCAATGCGCAGAATGGACTGCTCACTGGCAGCACATTAGGCAGTGTCACCGATAGCCTCACTTACAACACGCTGGCCGAGCGGAGCAATTACAGCGCCAGCTACAACGCTGCCGCGATCTACAACGCCGCGTACACGCGGGATGCGCTGGGCCGCATCACGCAAATGGTCGAAACGATCGGTGGGGTCACGACGACATTCGGCTACGGCTATGACATCGCCGGGCGACTCAACGCGGTTAGCAAGGACGCAGTGCCAATCAGCACCTACAGCTACGACCTCAACGGCAACCGCACCGCCCGCACCGGGCCGACGCTGGCTGCGACTGTTGACGCGCAGGATCGCCTTACCAGCTATGGCACCACCACCTACAGCTACACCGCCAACGGTGAACTGCTCGGCAAGGTCAGCGGCGCAGAGAACACCGCCTACGAATATGACGCGCTCGGCAATCTGCTCAAGGTCACGCTGCCGAACGCAACCGTGATCGATTACCTGATCGATGGCGTGAATCGGCGCATCGGCAAAAAGGTGAATGGCACCTTGGTGCAGGGCTTCCTGTATCAGGGTGCGCTTCGGCCGGTGGCTGAGCTGGATGGCAGCAATGTGGTCGTCAGCCGCTTCATTTATGGTACGCGAGTCAACGTGCCGGATTATCTGATCAAAGGTGGCGTCACGTACCGCATTATTGCCGACCATCTCGGAAGTCCGCGTTTAGTGGTGGATGTCGCCACCGGCAATGTGGCGCAGCGCATCGATTATGACGAATTTGGAAACGTGGCGACCGATACCAGTCCGGGGTTCCAGCCGTTCGGCTTTGCAGGTGGGATGTACGACAAGGATACGAAGCTGGTGCGATTTGGAGCAAGGGATTACGACGCGGAAACGGGACGGTGGACCGCGAAGGATCCAATTACGTTTGCGGGGAGGGATACCAATTTGTATGCCTACGTGCGCGGTGATCCGGTCAATGCAGTCGACGTCGATGGCCTGTGTCCGGTGAAGCCAGGGGGCACGCTTTATACCAGTTCGCACAATCTGCGGTTGCTGCCAGTGTCCAATATCAACGCCACTCCCGTGAACAATTGGTTTCCTGTGGGTAGTACAGTGACCTTCCTGGGATACAGCAACGGGTTGGTCATGGTTTCGGCGACCTTGGCAAATGGGAGCACGGTCGTGGGCTATGCCCTACCGTCTAATTTTGCGACCACGGCGCCTGCGACCGAGTATTCTGCACCGGGCAATCCTATGTCAAACCAGGCATATCCGTCTTCGGGCGTTGGCATCAAAGGCTAACGCGTAATGCAACCCGGTGAATGGGATAAAGAGAGAAATACAGGAACGCTGCACGGGCCGGCAGTGGACGAATTACCGCGACAGCGCTTCAAGGAAAACCGGGGCGCCATTTGTCCTGCGGACGTAGCACAAGTTGGCAAAACACAAGCACTGGAGCGGCGTACAAGCCATAAATGGCCCAAACACCGCGCCAGCTATAGAGTTTGCTACATCGCCCCAATCGGATTGCGCATCACGCCAATCCCTTCCACCTCGGTCTCCAGCAAATCGCCATCCTTCATGAATTCCGGCGGCGTGCGTGCGAAGCCGACACCTTCCGGCGTGGCCGGTGCGCAGTTCAGCCCGCGAATGGCCCAAAGTCCGCACCGGTGATCGAGTCTTCATTCCGGCCGGTACGCGCATGTTTCGCGCCATCCGGGGTGGGATGATCAACCAGTTTGCCGCGCTACGCGCCCCGTATAGACGCGCTAGACGTCTTGCGTGCCATGAACGGACGCTCGACCAGGTAATACGAAATTGTCGCGACCCCAAAGCTTGCTGGAATGCAGATACCGACCAGCCACCACAAGCGGTCTCCCCCGACTCCAACTTGGTCCAGAATCGTTATCGTCCAGCGAATGATCGGTATGTGCCAAAGATAGAGGCTGTAGCTGATGATGCCGACGTATAGCATCGGCCCATTGGCAAATAGCGCTTTTGAAAGCTGGCCCGCCATCGCCGTACCGAGTACCAGTGCGCCAATGAACGTCGCGGTGATGGTGTAGCCAAAGAAGAGCAGCGGGTGGCCATTCCAGTAGTCGAGGTAGAAGTGGTCTACCAGCGCCATCATGACAACGATTCCCGAAATGCCGATGAGTACTAACCCATCCGAAATCCTTGGTGTAAGAGTGGACGGAAGACGTACATAAACCCATGACAACAACATGCCGATTCCAAAGTGATCAATCAGCCCTGGAAGCTGCAGGAGTACGAAAAACTTGGTGCCTACCGGCGCGTCGGCGACACTGGCGTACATCAAGCTCCGGTACGCGATCGCCGTGGCAATGAGGGCCATGGAAAGTATCAGCCACGCCGCGCGTTTTCGGGCGAAAAACAGGCCGGAACATGCCGCGAACAGCGGCAGCAGCAGGTAGTAGCCGAATTCGGTTGGCAAGGTCCAGTAAACGCCATTGAGGGCCGACGCGTAGTCCTGACGAAGGTTTTGCAGAAAGACAAAATGGGCGGCGATCACATGCCATGCCGGCAACGCCGACACGTTATAAAGCACGATTGAAAGAACCACAATCTGCAGCCAATAGGCCGGCACTACCCGCTTGATGCGCCTCAGCAGATAGGCGCCGACGTTTACGCGGGCGCCTTGGCCTTCGATGTGCCGAACGAATGGGATCGCCAGCAGGAATCCCGACAATACAAAGAACACATTCGCGCCCATCCAACTGCATGTAATCAGCCAGTGGTACGTAAATTGAGCGCCGCCGATATTGAACGACAGCGCTCGCGGTCCGGCGAATGCGAAAACGTGAAAGAAAAGAACCATCAGTGCCGCCAACGCACGGATGCCTGTCAGGCCCTCATTGAACTGGTCCGCGCGGCTCGCGGACGCCGCCTCACGCATCAGATAGTCGTGTCCGTGTGCCGCCGAGTTCACGAGCCGGTGATCCGCAGGCAGGAACGCTCACTATCCCGAGAGGGGAAACGGCAGGCCCGCCAGCTATAACCGCATTGCATGAAGCTCGCTGGCACGCTACTCGACACCAATTGGATTGCGCATCACGCCAATCCCTTCCACCTCGGTCTCCAGCAAATCGCCATCCTTCATGAATTCCGGCGGCGTGCGTGCGAAGCCGACACCTTCCGGCGTACCGGTCGAAATCACGTCACCGGCTTCCAGCGTCTGGCCGAGCGAGAGATCATGTATCAATCGCGGAATCTTGAAGTAGAGGTGTTTCGTATTTGATTTCTGTTTCACCACGCCAGAGACGCGGCATTCGAGATTGAGATTGGTCGGATCGATCGAATCCGCTGTGACGATGCAGGGTCCCATCGGGCAGGTGCCGTCGAGCGACTTGCCCTTGTCCCATTGCCCGCCGTGACGCCGCTGGATATCGCGCCAGGTGACGTCGTTGATAACGGTGTAGCCGAAGATGTGACTCATGGCATCGGCCTCGGCAATGTTCTTGCCGGCTTTCCCGATGATGACGCCGAGTTCCACTTCCCAGTCGAGCGACGTCGAAACGTTGGCATCGAACGGGATTGCGTCATAGGGGCCGTTGATGGCGGTCGGTGCCTTGGAAAAGAACACCGGCCACGTTGGCAGTTCACGCTTGTCATCGAGCTTCTTGCCGCCTTCTTCAAAATGTTCGAGGTAATTCCAGCCGACGCAAAAAACGTTTTTTAACGTGCGCGGAATCGGCGCCTTCAGTAGCGCCTTATTGAGCAGGATGGGGGCCGTTTTCGGCGCGGCCTCAATGGCGCGCAGCAGGCCCATCACGGGTTCGCCGCCGGCAATGATGTCGAGCATGGTGCCGACCGCCAGCGAGGAATCGCGCGCGCGGGCCTCGGCGACGATGTCGATGATTTCATCCTTGCTGATCTGGATGCCGGTTTTGAGGTCGGTGGTGTCAATTGGTTGGTAGGTGACGAGGCGCATGGCTTGTATCCTGCGTTGTTGAAATTATGTTGGCTGGACGATCTGCAAGTGTTTCAGTGGATGGGAATCATTGTCCCACCGCGACCGGAAAAATTCATTGACACTGGCGGGAGAGACATCGGCCAGCTTCGGCGGTTTCCACGCGGGCGACTGGTCCTTGTCGATCATCAGCGCGCGGATACCTTCGGCGATGTCACCGTGCTCGAACGTGGCCGTGACCAGATTCAGTTCCATGCGGAAGCACTCCGCCAGATTCATTCTTGCCGCGCGTTCGATTTGCTGTTTGGTGACTTCGAGCAGGGTGGGCGACTTCTTTGCGAGTGCAGCCGCCGTGGCGCTCGCCCACTCAAGCCGGTTGGCGTCGGTTTCGCTTTCCAGCGAGGTGACGATGGCCGCAACATCTGGTTTGCCGGCAAAGTGCTTCTCGATCGTGCTGCTCAGGCCGGGCAGGGTGCCTGCCTCGATCGGCGCGCGGGCAAATTTCTGTACGATGTCGCGCATCGCGACGATCGGCCCCGCGCTCCAGTCGACCAGACTATCGAGTGCGTAATCGAATTCAAACGCCGACTCCGAAGCGATGTGATGCGTGGCCAGCCCGGTGTAGAGCGCATCGGCGGCTTTGATCACTTGTCCCGTCAGGCCAAGGTACAAGCCGATCGCACCGGGGCAGCGCGACAGGAAATAGCTGCCGCCGACATCGGGAAACATTCCGATCACCGTTTCGGGCATCGCCATCCTGGTGCGTCCGCCGACAATCCGTAGCACGCCACCCATCGAGATGCCCATGCCGCCGCCCATGACGATGCCATCGAGCCAGGCGATGTATGGTTTGCCGGTCCGGATGAGGTAGCGGTGGATGGTGAAATCGAGTTCATATTCTTCGCGAAAAAAATCCAGCTCGCTACCGTCGGCGCGCCTGGCGGTGTCGTAAAGCGAACGAATATCGCCACCCGCACAGAACGCCTTCTCACCCGCGCCACGCACGATGATGGCTTTGATATTGTCGTCGGTGGCCCAGCCGTCGAGGAGTTCTGTCATCGACTGGATCATGCCGTGCGTGAGAGCGTTGAGCGCTTTCGGCCGGTTCAGCGTGAGATGGGCAATGTGATTGCGGATATCGACGAGGAGTTCGCCGTTGGCGTGTTCGATCATGACGAGCGCGAATCTTTGGGCATCAAGCGTTTTTCCACTCCGGCTTTCGTTTCTCCAGAAACGCCTTCACGCCTTCCGCCTGATCTTCGTAATTGAACAGATCCATGAACCGCTCGCGCTCAAGCGAAAGTCCGGCACCGCG
Encoded proteins:
- a CDS encoding fumarylacetoacetate hydrolase family protein; translated protein: MRLVTYQPIDTTDLKTGIQISKDEIIDIVAEARARDSSLAVGTMLDIIAGGEPVMGLLRAIEAAPKTAPILLNKALLKAPIPRTLKNVFCVGWNYLEHFEEGGKKLDDKRELPTWPVFFSKAPTAINGPYDAIPFDANVSTSLDWEVELGVIIGKAGKNIAEADAMSHIFGYTVINDVTWRDIQRRHGGQWDKGKSLDGTCPMGPCIVTADSIDPTNLNLECRVSGVVKQKSNTKHLYFKIPRLIHDLSLGQTLEAGDVISTGTPEGVGFARTPPEFMKDGDLLETEVEGIGVMRNPIGVE
- a CDS encoding acyltransferase; the protein is MNSAAHGHDYLMREAASASRADQFNEGLTGIRALAALMVLFFHVFAFAGPRALSFNIGGAQFTYHWLITCSWMGANVFFVLSGFLLAIPFVRHIEGQGARVNVGAYLLRRIKRVVPAYWLQIVVLSIVLYNVSALPAWHVIAAHFVFLQNLRQDYASALNGVYWTLPTEFGYYLLLPLFAACSGLFFARKRAAWLILSMALIATAIAYRSLMYASVADAPVGTKFFVLLQLPGLIDHFGIGMLLSWVYVRLPSTLTPRISDGLVLIGISGIVVMMALVDHFYLDYWNGHPLLFFGYTITATFIGALVLGTAMAGQLSKALFANGPMLYVGIISYSLYLWHIPIIRWTITILDQVGVGGDRLWWLVGICIPASFGVATISYYLVERPFMARKTSSASIRGA
- a CDS encoding enoyl-CoA hydratase/isomerase family protein, which encodes MIEHANGELLVDIRNHIAHLTLNRPKALNALTHGMIQSMTELLDGWATDDNIKAIIVRGAGEKAFCAGGDIRSLYDTARRADGSELDFFREEYELDFTIHRYLIRTGKPYIAWLDGIVMGGGMGISMGGVLRIVGGRTRMAMPETVIGMFPDVGGSYFLSRCPGAIGLYLGLTGQVIKAADALYTGLATHHIASESAFEFDYALDSLVDWSAGPIVAMRDIVQKFARAPIEAGTLPGLSSTIEKHFAGKPDVAAIVTSLESETDANRLEWASATAAALAKKSPTLLEVTKQQIERAARMNLAECFRMELNLVTATFEHGDIAEGIRALMIDKDQSPAWKPPKLADVSPASVNEFFRSRWDNDSHPLKHLQIVQPT